In Saccharothrix syringae, the following are encoded in one genomic region:
- a CDS encoding DUF397 domain-containing protein gives MPEGTAWRKSSYSGTSGAEGNCVEVAFAPRAVGVRDSKHTGPELAFSPRVWRAFLTASR, from the coding sequence ATGCCGGAGGGCACTGCCTGGCGTAAGAGCAGCTACAGCGGCACCAGCGGGGCGGAGGGCAACTGCGTCGAGGTGGCGTTCGCGCCCCGCGCGGTGGGTGTGCGGGACTCCAAGCACACCGGCCCCGAGCTGGCGTTCAGCCCGCGGGTGTGGCGGGCGTTCCTGACCGCGTCCCGATGA
- a CDS encoding pentapeptide repeat-containing protein — MRARKWLVVAGAGLLVVQLVLLGAVPSWAWLTRWWPALAGVLVLLVAVVLVLRGGGAGEGRPHDWQRTTGLVTALTAVGALVFTGLSLRSTQQQVAVAEQAQLTDRYLRAVEQLANEGEGKVHLRIGGIYALGRVAVDSPRDQGAVEELLAAFVRDRSPRHAGSACPETPVDVQAAFAVLARRAPQGERGLVDLRDTCLTKVSAPEANLDQVSLAGADLTDANLYHAQMGLTSFVNATLVRVRFDSARFDAYTFVEGADLTGADLRYADLSGVRLERVNLSGADLTEVKHEHADVSGAIKNAKTVGAWW, encoded by the coding sequence ATGAGGGCGCGGAAGTGGTTGGTCGTGGCGGGGGCGGGGCTGCTCGTCGTCCAACTGGTGCTGCTCGGCGCGGTGCCGAGCTGGGCCTGGCTGACGCGGTGGTGGCCCGCGCTCGCCGGTGTGCTGGTGCTGCTCGTGGCGGTGGTCTTGGTGCTGCGGGGCGGGGGAGCGGGGGAGGGGAGGCCGCACGACTGGCAGCGGACCACCGGCCTGGTGACCGCGCTGACGGCGGTCGGGGCGCTGGTGTTCACCGGCCTGTCGCTGCGGTCGACCCAGCAGCAGGTGGCCGTCGCCGAGCAGGCCCAGCTCACCGACCGCTACCTGCGCGCGGTGGAGCAGTTGGCCAACGAGGGGGAGGGGAAGGTCCACCTGCGCATCGGCGGCATCTACGCGCTGGGGCGCGTCGCCGTGGACTCGCCGCGCGACCAGGGCGCGGTGGAGGAGCTGCTGGCGGCCTTCGTCCGGGACCGGAGCCCGCGCCACGCCGGCAGCGCCTGCCCGGAGACGCCGGTGGACGTGCAGGCCGCGTTCGCGGTGCTGGCGCGGCGGGCGCCGCAGGGGGAGCGCGGTCTGGTCGACCTGCGGGACACCTGCCTGACCAAGGTCAGCGCGCCGGAGGCGAACCTGGACCAGGTCTCGCTCGCGGGTGCCGACCTGACCGACGCCAACCTGTACCACGCCCAGATGGGGTTGACGTCGTTCGTCAACGCCACCCTGGTGCGGGTCCGGTTCGACAGCGCCCGGTTCGACGCCTACACCTTCGTGGAGGGGGCGGACCTGACCGGGGCCGATCTCCGGTACGCCGACCTGTCCGGGGTGCGGTTGGAGCGGGTGAACCTGTCGGGGGCCGACCTGACGGAGGTCAAGCACGAGCACGCCGACGTCTCCGGTGCGATCAAGAACGCGAAGACCGTCGGTGCCTGGTGGTAG
- a CDS encoding MFS transporter, giving the protein MTTSNLGAGTSLRRLLAATAVSDSANGVFAVAAVLGARQLGGSAPAVAAVGAAATLPWLLAVPAGMLVDRVDRARAITACNLGRGALMLALGALLLIGAPAVPALVVVVFGVAVLQTVVDTAAESLVPDLVRAAELTRANGYLAVSTRLCHQAVGPLAAGLLFEVSAPTPVLVAGVGCAAAVVLLRGARARPTAPASPARLRTGVVLIARSPVLAATVAVSALTTLVNGAFMTVFVLYAISPGPLGLGESEYGLLLALVGLGAAGGSVLTSRFEALVGRGHLLWLTRVGWAAVFAAPVLLSGVALVVVVTLGSFVGGMWSVLAMTARQRNSEPRHRGQVAGASRMITYGCAPIGAGLGGVLGEFLEPRAIFLGAAVATLATILLLRPAR; this is encoded by the coding sequence ATGACCACGTCGAACCTCGGCGCGGGCACGTCGCTGCGCCGGCTGCTGGCCGCGACGGCGGTGTCCGACTCGGCCAACGGGGTCTTCGCCGTCGCGGCGGTCCTGGGTGCCCGGCAACTCGGCGGCTCGGCGCCCGCCGTCGCCGCGGTGGGCGCCGCCGCGACCCTGCCCTGGCTGCTGGCCGTGCCCGCGGGGATGCTCGTCGACCGGGTCGACCGGGCCCGCGCCATCACCGCCTGCAACCTGGGCCGCGGTGCGCTGATGCTGGCCCTGGGCGCGCTGCTGCTGATCGGCGCGCCGGCCGTGCCCGCCCTGGTGGTCGTGGTCTTCGGGGTCGCGGTTCTCCAGACCGTGGTGGACACCGCGGCCGAGTCGCTCGTCCCGGACCTCGTCCGGGCGGCCGAGCTGACCAGGGCCAACGGCTACCTCGCCGTGTCGACGCGGCTGTGCCACCAGGCCGTGGGCCCGTTGGCCGCCGGGCTGCTGTTCGAGGTGTCCGCACCCACCCCGGTCCTCGTCGCCGGTGTCGGCTGTGCGGCGGCCGTGGTGCTGTTGCGCGGTGCGCGGGCCCGTCCGACCGCGCCGGCTTCGCCGGCCCGCCTGCGGACCGGGGTCGTCCTCATCGCCCGCTCGCCGGTGCTGGCCGCGACCGTCGCGGTGAGCGCGCTCACCACGCTGGTCAACGGCGCTTTCATGACGGTGTTCGTGCTCTACGCCATCAGCCCCGGCCCGTTGGGGCTCGGCGAGTCGGAGTACGGCCTGCTGCTGGCCCTGGTCGGCCTGGGCGCGGCCGGCGGCTCGGTCCTGACCTCGCGGTTCGAGGCCCTGGTGGGGCGGGGGCACCTGCTCTGGCTGACGCGCGTGGGGTGGGCCGCGGTGTTCGCCGCGCCGGTGTTGCTGAGCGGTGTGGCGCTGGTGGTCGTCGTGACCCTCGGCAGCTTCGTCGGGGGGATGTGGTCGGTGCTGGCCATGACCGCGCGGCAGCGGAACTCCGAGCCGCGGCACCGGGGGCAGGTGGCGGGCGCGTCCCGCATGATCACCTACGGGTGCGCCCCGATCGGGGCGGGGCTGGGCGGCGTGCTCGGCGAGTTCCTGGAACCCCGGGCGATCTTCCTGGGGGCCGCCGTCGCCACCCTCGCCACGATCCTGTTGCTGCGACCCGCTCGATAG
- a CDS encoding putative protein N(5)-glutamine methyltransferase translates to MLQPQIVTRLRAAGCVFAEDEAALLLEAARTPAELEDMTARRVAGLPLEQVLGWAEFCGLRIAVEPGVFVPRQRTRHMVDLAVDRLRAGAVVLDMCCGTGAVAAAIAHRVPGIEVHAADVEPAAVRCARRNLPGGHVYQGDLYAPLPGELRGRVDVLVANAPYVPSDEIALMPPEARDHEPRVALDGGTDGVDVQRRVVAGAGEWLAPGGRLLIETGARQAATTAAAFAAAGLRVEVAAREELAATVVIGTRSGTPATPAG, encoded by the coding sequence GTGCTCCAACCTCAGATCGTCACGCGACTGCGCGCCGCCGGCTGCGTGTTCGCCGAGGACGAGGCCGCCCTCCTGCTCGAAGCCGCCCGCACCCCCGCCGAACTGGAGGACATGACCGCCCGGCGCGTCGCCGGGCTGCCCCTGGAACAGGTCCTGGGGTGGGCGGAGTTCTGCGGGCTGCGCATCGCCGTCGAACCCGGCGTGTTCGTGCCGCGCCAACGCACCCGGCACATGGTCGACCTGGCCGTCGACAGGCTCCGCGCGGGCGCGGTGGTGCTCGACATGTGCTGCGGCACCGGCGCCGTCGCCGCCGCGATCGCCCACCGGGTGCCCGGGATCGAGGTGCACGCCGCCGACGTCGAACCCGCCGCCGTGCGCTGCGCCCGCCGCAACCTGCCCGGCGGGCACGTCTACCAAGGCGACCTGTACGCGCCACTACCGGGTGAACTGCGCGGTCGGGTCGACGTGCTGGTGGCCAACGCGCCCTACGTGCCCAGCGACGAGATCGCCCTCATGCCGCCCGAGGCGCGCGACCACGAACCCCGCGTCGCCCTCGACGGCGGCACCGACGGGGTGGACGTGCAGCGGCGCGTCGTCGCCGGGGCGGGGGAGTGGCTGGCACCCGGCGGACGGCTGCTCATCGAGACCGGCGCCCGCCAGGCCGCCACCACCGCGGCGGCGTTCGCGGCCGCCGGGCTGCGGGTCGAGGTGGCCGCCCGCGAGGAACTGGCGGCCACGGTCGTCATCGGGACGCGGTCAGGAACGCCCGCCACACCCGCGGGCTGA
- a CDS encoding sensor histidine kinase yields the protein MTEPHHTPRSLRARVTAIAVLVMAIPITTLAYFNLLTMKDDLSRPELGMTKTTTLCLTRTPSTTTRGPEPTTLCTDRTGQLAISSENSTYTASHTSTQFIPKLSLFPFSGPPDEGYKITVDTKNRLLYTRTDDIPTEEKARFDRTQNTVNGLVLATTATVLGMLSVFGAVVWTATARVLRPVEAIRREMADITEHDLTRRVPVPRTRNEIAALANTVNATLDRLETAVQDNRRFVADASHELRSPIAALRAELEIATTHPGQADWPAVVDAALADTHRLQDLAGDLLLLTRLDHTTTGYDGTVDLTELVRDHTDRRRTHHTLDVDLPDHPVPVRGSRPLLDRLLGNLLDNAERHATTAITVRLDAADDQAVLEVLDDGPGIPPEDRERVFDRFTRLDDARTRDTGGTGLGLSIARRIATNHHGMLQVIQRGRGGACFVVVFPLVLRRLPAVD from the coding sequence ATGACGGAACCGCACCACACCCCCCGCTCACTCCGCGCGAGAGTCACCGCCATCGCGGTCCTGGTCATGGCGATACCGATCACCACACTCGCCTACTTCAACCTCCTCACCATGAAAGACGACCTGTCACGCCCCGAACTGGGCATGACGAAAACCACCACCCTGTGCCTCACCAGAACACCGTCGACCACCACGAGAGGACCGGAACCGACCACGCTCTGCACAGACCGCACAGGACAACTGGCGATCTCGTCCGAGAACTCCACCTACACCGCTTCCCACACATCCACGCAATTCATCCCGAAACTCTCCCTCTTCCCCTTCTCCGGCCCACCGGACGAAGGCTACAAAATAACCGTGGACACCAAGAACCGGCTCCTCTACACACGGACCGACGACATACCGACCGAAGAAAAGGCCCGATTCGACCGAACACAGAACACCGTCAACGGGCTCGTCCTCGCCACCACGGCCACCGTGCTCGGCATGCTCTCCGTCTTCGGCGCAGTCGTGTGGACAGCCACCGCACGCGTACTGCGACCCGTGGAAGCCATCCGCCGGGAAATGGCCGACATCACCGAACACGACCTCACCCGCCGCGTCCCCGTACCCCGCACCCGCAACGAGATCGCCGCCCTGGCCAACACCGTCAACGCCACCCTGGACCGGCTGGAAACCGCCGTCCAGGACAACCGCCGCTTCGTCGCCGACGCCTCCCACGAACTCCGCAGCCCCATCGCCGCCCTCCGCGCCGAACTGGAGATCGCCACCACGCACCCCGGCCAGGCCGACTGGCCCGCCGTCGTCGACGCCGCCCTCGCCGACACCCACCGCCTCCAGGACCTGGCCGGCGACCTGCTCCTGCTCACCCGCCTCGACCACACCACCACCGGCTACGACGGCACCGTCGACCTCACCGAACTGGTGCGCGACCACACCGACCGCCGCCGCACCCACCACACCCTCGACGTCGACCTCCCCGACCACCCGGTGCCGGTACGCGGCAGCCGCCCCCTGCTCGACCGCCTGCTGGGCAACCTCCTCGACAACGCCGAACGGCACGCCACCACGGCCATCACCGTCCGCCTCGACGCCGCCGACGATCAGGCAGTCCTGGAGGTCCTCGACGACGGCCCCGGCATCCCGCCCGAAGACCGCGAACGCGTCTTCGACCGCTTCACCCGCCTCGACGACGCCCGCACCCGCGACACCGGCGGCACCGGACTCGGCCTGTCCATCGCCCGACGCATCGCCACCAACCACCACGGCATGCTTCAGGTGATCCAACGCGGTCGCGGAGGGGCGTGCTTCGTTGTTGTTTTTCCTCTCGTTCTTCGACGACTTCCGGCTGTGGATTGA
- a CDS encoding GNAT family N-acetyltransferase — translation MILLRAVDDEGLERLLALAVADADPADVMPPGWSADRLDEFRGFYRGFRRDAYEVVADGRTVGMARLTAGGEAGLWLARAARGAGLGLEVLRALVEEAPRRDVFTVVAHTTTDNVAAVRILTRAGAVLEVADGHVTARIAVPLEPPPEYAGPPDVARESGDGVSGG, via the coding sequence GTGATCCTGCTGCGCGCCGTGGACGACGAGGGCCTGGAGCGGCTGCTGGCCCTGGCGGTGGCCGACGCCGACCCCGCCGACGTGATGCCGCCCGGCTGGTCGGCGGACCGGCTCGACGAGTTCCGCGGGTTCTACCGGGGTTTCCGGCGCGACGCCTACGAGGTCGTCGCGGACGGCCGCACGGTCGGCATGGCCCGGCTGACCGCCGGGGGCGAGGCCGGCCTGTGGCTGGCCCGTGCCGCCCGGGGCGCCGGGCTGGGCCTGGAGGTGCTGCGGGCGCTGGTCGAGGAGGCGCCGCGGCGCGACGTGTTCACCGTCGTGGCCCACACGACCACCGACAACGTCGCCGCGGTGCGCATCCTCACCAGGGCCGGTGCGGTGCTGGAGGTGGCGGACGGGCACGTCACGGCGCGCATCGCCGTGCCCCTGGAACCGCCGCCGGAGTACGCCGGGCCCCCGGACGTGGCTCGCGAGTCGGGCGACGGGGTATCGGGCGGGTAG
- a CDS encoding ATP-binding cassette domain-containing protein — MGTIADSHDVIQVRGARENNLKNVSLDIPKRRLTVFTGVSGSGKSSLVFGTIAAESQRLINETYTAFIQSFMPNLGRPDVDDLRNLGAAIIVDQERMGANSRSTVGTATDAHTMLRILFSRLGQPHVGTSGAFSFNLPEGMCPTCEGLGRTTTTDIDQLVDRTKSLNQGAITVPGFTVDNWYVQTYIASGFFDPDKPLTDYTDQEWHDFLHRDTTKVKIGKTNVTYEGLLVKVQRLFLGKDRESLQPHIRRFVDRAVTFTTCPDCDGTRLNQAALSAKINGVTIADCSAMQISDLADWARTITDPAVAPLLTNLRELLDSLVEIGLGYLSLDRPAATLSGGEAQRVKMVRHLGSALTDVTYVFDEPTVGLHPHDIQRMNDLLLRLRDKGNTVLVVEHKPETITIADHVVDLGPGAGTNGGHITFTGSVTDLRKSDTPTGRHLDHRARLRDHPRTPTGHHHITGANLHNLHDVDVDIPLGVLTVVTGVAGSGKSSLIHGSLAGHDGVVTVDQSAIRGSRRSNPATYTGLLDPIRTAFAKANGVKPALFSANSEGACPKCKGIGLVYTDLAMMAGVATTCEECEGKRYTPEVLAYRLRGRNISDVLTMPVTEARDFFTEKAAKTILDRLVDVGLGYLTLGQPLTTLSGGERQRLKLAIHMAEKATTYILDEPTTGLHLADVDQLLALLDRLVDTGNTVIVIEHHQAVMAHADWIIDLGPGAGHDGGRIVFTGTPADLVDTADTLTARHLREYIGR, encoded by the coding sequence ATGGGCACCATCGCCGACAGCCACGACGTCATCCAAGTCCGAGGCGCCCGCGAGAACAACCTCAAAAACGTCAGCCTCGACATCCCCAAACGCCGCCTCACCGTCTTCACCGGCGTCTCCGGCTCCGGCAAGTCCTCCCTGGTCTTCGGCACCATCGCCGCCGAGTCCCAACGCCTCATCAACGAGACCTACACCGCGTTCATCCAGTCCTTCATGCCCAACCTCGGCCGCCCCGACGTCGACGACCTGCGCAACCTCGGCGCCGCCATCATCGTCGACCAGGAACGCATGGGCGCCAACTCGCGCTCCACCGTCGGCACCGCCACCGACGCCCACACCATGCTCCGCATCCTCTTCAGCCGCCTCGGCCAACCCCACGTCGGCACCTCCGGCGCCTTCAGCTTCAACCTCCCCGAAGGCATGTGCCCCACCTGCGAAGGACTCGGCCGCACCACCACCACCGACATCGACCAACTCGTCGACCGCACCAAGAGCCTCAACCAGGGCGCCATCACCGTCCCCGGCTTCACCGTCGACAACTGGTACGTCCAGACCTACATCGCCTCGGGCTTCTTCGACCCCGACAAACCCCTCACCGACTACACCGACCAGGAATGGCACGACTTCCTCCACCGCGACACCACCAAGGTCAAGATCGGCAAGACCAACGTCACCTACGAAGGACTCCTCGTCAAAGTCCAACGCCTCTTCCTCGGCAAGGACCGCGAATCCCTCCAACCCCACATCCGCCGCTTCGTCGACCGCGCCGTCACCTTCACCACCTGCCCCGACTGCGACGGCACCCGCCTCAACCAGGCCGCCCTCTCCGCCAAGATCAACGGCGTCACCATCGCCGACTGCTCCGCCATGCAGATCAGCGACCTCGCCGACTGGGCCCGCACCATCACCGACCCCGCCGTCGCCCCCCTGCTCACCAACCTCCGCGAACTCCTCGACTCCCTCGTCGAGATCGGCCTCGGCTACCTCAGCCTCGACCGACCCGCCGCCACCCTCTCCGGCGGCGAGGCCCAACGCGTCAAGATGGTCCGCCACCTCGGCAGCGCCCTCACCGACGTCACCTACGTCTTCGACGAACCCACCGTCGGCCTCCACCCCCACGACATCCAACGCATGAACGACCTCCTCCTCCGCCTGCGCGACAAGGGCAACACCGTCCTCGTCGTCGAGCACAAACCCGAAACCATCACCATCGCCGACCACGTCGTCGACCTCGGCCCCGGCGCGGGCACCAACGGCGGCCACATCACCTTCACCGGCTCCGTCACCGACCTCCGCAAGTCCGACACCCCCACCGGCCGCCACCTCGACCACCGCGCCCGACTCCGCGACCACCCCCGCACCCCCACCGGCCACCACCACATCACCGGCGCCAACCTCCACAACCTCCACGACGTCGACGTCGACATCCCCCTCGGCGTCCTCACCGTCGTCACCGGCGTCGCCGGCTCCGGCAAGAGCTCCCTCATCCACGGCTCACTCGCCGGCCACGACGGCGTCGTCACCGTCGACCAATCCGCCATCCGCGGCTCACGCCGCTCCAACCCCGCCACCTACACCGGCCTGCTCGACCCCATCCGCACCGCATTCGCCAAGGCCAACGGCGTCAAACCCGCCCTCTTCAGCGCCAACTCCGAAGGCGCCTGCCCCAAGTGCAAGGGCATCGGCCTCGTCTACACCGACCTCGCCATGATGGCCGGCGTCGCCACCACCTGCGAAGAATGCGAAGGCAAGCGCTACACCCCCGAAGTCCTCGCCTACCGGCTGCGCGGCCGCAACATCAGCGACGTCCTCACCATGCCCGTCACCGAAGCCCGCGACTTCTTCACCGAAAAAGCCGCCAAGACCATCCTCGACCGCCTCGTCGACGTCGGCCTCGGCTACCTCACCCTCGGCCAACCCCTCACCACCCTCTCCGGCGGCGAACGACAGCGCCTCAAGCTCGCCATCCACATGGCCGAGAAAGCCACCACCTACATCCTCGACGAACCCACCACCGGCCTCCACCTCGCCGACGTCGACCAACTCCTCGCCCTGCTCGACCGCCTCGTCGACACCGGCAACACCGTCATCGTCATCGAGCACCACCAGGCCGTCATGGCCCACGCCGACTGGATCATCGACCTCGGCCCCGGCGCCGGCCACGACGGCGGCCGCATCGTCTTCACCGGCACCCCCGCCGACCTCGTCGACACCGCCGACACCCTCACCGCACGCCACCTGCGGGAATACATCGGCCGCTGA
- a CDS encoding S8 family peptidase, translating into MGDVRGARRALLALATAATTALALTATAGPAAAEGDVLGAANPIKDSYIVVYNDLSAQSADALTADLSAKYRAKVDFTYRHALKGFAGTLSERAARRLAAEPNVAYVQQNGTVEAFDTQPNPPSWGLDRIDQRDLPLDSSYTYPNNGSGVTAYIIDTGIRTTHSDFGGRASWGTNTTGDGNNTDCNGHGTHVAGTVGGTAHGVAKGVTLIAVKVLNCAGSGSFAGVAAGIDWVTGHHTSGPAVANMSLGGQGSDATTENAVRNSIADGVTYALASGNSNADACNFTPARVAEAITVNASTNTDARASFSNWGTCTDIFAPGQNITSAWNTSDSATNTISGTSMATPHVAGGAALLLGATPSLTPAQVASAMVTNSTANKITSPGTGSPNRLLFVNTGGGPGPGTPSITPPGNQTGSVGTATSLQLKATGGTPPYTWSATGLPPGLSLNASSGLISGTPTTAGTYTVTATVTDSAAKTASVTFTWTINPPGGSCSAPGEKVANGGFESGTTGWSNATWTIGAWTGDGAPRSGSRSAWISGYGYTQTETLSQTVTVPAGCANTTLSLWLKITTAEYEPEVFDTFTIQANGTTLATYTNLNPSGYAVRTFNLGAYAGQSVTLSFTGAEDWSYQTSFVLDDVSVNAA; encoded by the coding sequence ATGGGAGACGTCCGCGGAGCCAGACGAGCACTGCTCGCCTTAGCCACCGCCGCGACCACCGCGCTGGCGCTCACCGCCACGGCCGGTCCGGCCGCGGCCGAAGGCGACGTCCTCGGGGCCGCGAACCCGATCAAGGACAGCTACATCGTCGTCTACAACGACCTGTCCGCGCAGAGCGCCGACGCGCTCACCGCCGACCTGAGCGCGAAGTACCGCGCCAAGGTCGACTTCACCTACCGCCACGCCCTCAAGGGCTTCGCGGGCACGCTGTCCGAACGGGCCGCGCGCCGCCTGGCCGCCGAGCCGAACGTGGCCTACGTCCAGCAGAACGGCACGGTCGAGGCGTTCGACACCCAGCCGAACCCGCCGTCGTGGGGGCTGGACCGCATCGACCAGCGCGACCTGCCGCTGGACTCCAGCTACACCTACCCGAACAACGGCTCCGGCGTCACCGCGTACATCATCGACACCGGCATCCGCACCACCCACAGCGACTTCGGCGGCCGGGCCTCGTGGGGCACCAACACCACCGGGGACGGCAACAACACCGACTGCAACGGCCACGGCACGCACGTCGCCGGCACGGTCGGCGGCACCGCGCACGGCGTGGCCAAGGGCGTCACGCTGATCGCGGTCAAGGTGCTCAACTGCGCCGGTTCCGGCTCGTTCGCCGGTGTCGCCGCGGGCATCGACTGGGTCACCGGGCACCACACCTCCGGCCCGGCCGTGGCCAACATGAGCCTGGGCGGCCAGGGCAGCGACGCCACCACCGAGAACGCGGTCCGCAACTCGATCGCCGACGGCGTCACCTACGCCCTGGCGTCGGGCAACTCCAACGCCGACGCGTGCAACTTCACCCCGGCGCGCGTCGCCGAGGCGATCACGGTGAACGCGTCGACCAACACCGACGCCCGAGCCTCGTTCTCCAACTGGGGCACGTGCACCGACATCTTCGCGCCCGGCCAGAACATCACCTCGGCCTGGAACACCAGCGACTCCGCGACCAACACCATCAGCGGCACGTCGATGGCCACCCCGCACGTCGCGGGCGGCGCGGCCCTCCTGCTCGGCGCCACGCCGTCGTTGACGCCCGCGCAGGTGGCCAGTGCCATGGTCACCAACTCCACCGCGAACAAGATCACCAGCCCGGGCACCGGCTCCCCCAACCGCCTGCTGTTCGTCAACACCGGCGGCGGCCCCGGCCCGGGCACCCCGTCGATCACCCCGCCGGGCAACCAAACCGGTAGCGTCGGCACGGCCACCAGCCTCCAGCTCAAGGCCACCGGCGGCACGCCGCCGTACACGTGGTCGGCCACCGGCCTGCCGCCCGGCCTGTCGCTCAACGCCTCCAGCGGGCTGATCTCCGGCACCCCCACCACCGCGGGCACCTACACCGTGACCGCGACCGTGACGGACTCGGCGGCCAAGACCGCGTCGGTGACGTTCACCTGGACGATCAACCCGCCGGGCGGCTCCTGCTCCGCGCCCGGTGAGAAGGTCGCCAACGGCGGCTTCGAGAGCGGCACGACCGGCTGGTCCAACGCCACCTGGACGATCGGCGCGTGGACCGGCGACGGCGCGCCCCGGTCGGGCTCGCGGTCCGCGTGGATCAGCGGCTACGGCTACACGCAGACCGAGACGCTGTCCCAGACCGTCACCGTCCCGGCCGGGTGCGCCAACACCACCCTGTCGCTGTGGCTGAAGATCACCACCGCGGAGTACGAGCCCGAGGTGTTCGACACCTTCACCATCCAGGCCAACGGCACCACGCTGGCCACCTACACCAACCTCAACCCCTCCGGCTACGCGGTGCGCACCTTCAACCTGGGTGCCTACGCGGGCCAGAGCGTGACGCTGAGCTTCACCGGCGCGGAGGACTGGTCCTACCAGACCTCGTTCGTGCTGGACGACGTCTCGGTGAACGCGGCCTGA
- a CDS encoding helix-turn-helix domain-containing protein: MPEEQIPPPPPLRRDSTARSRQLGEELKAKRLAAGWKARRLAAELRWSLGKVTKLENGERGTSDTDVAAYLTLCGVRGEEFARLVAISRESSKDTWVQPRGADPATRTRTLKAEEARAIAISCYDATLVPGLLQTIDYARSIVLDDAADLRIARQRLLSRVKAIFFVEESALRRPVGSTAIMHDQMMHIMLSGATVRVVPFGAPPHTALDGSFVLLDNPDERPVAYLETRVANIFLESPAQIAEYRSVLADLSRVALSAEESRVLLTDLADEYGRPREDHHAGGHCLA, from the coding sequence ATGCCGGAAGAACAAATACCGCCGCCACCACCCCTGCGACGCGATTCGACGGCGCGCAGCAGGCAGCTCGGCGAGGAGTTGAAGGCCAAGCGGCTGGCGGCCGGGTGGAAGGCCCGTCGGCTGGCCGCCGAGTTGCGGTGGAGCCTGGGCAAGGTCACGAAGCTGGAGAACGGCGAGCGCGGGACCAGCGACACCGACGTCGCGGCATATCTGACGTTGTGCGGGGTGCGCGGCGAGGAGTTCGCCCGCCTGGTCGCCATCAGCCGCGAGTCCAGCAAGGACACCTGGGTGCAGCCGCGCGGTGCCGATCCCGCGACCCGCACCCGCACGCTCAAGGCCGAGGAGGCGCGGGCGATCGCAATCAGTTGCTACGACGCAACGCTGGTCCCCGGTCTGCTCCAGACAATCGACTACGCGCGCTCGATCGTGCTGGACGACGCGGCCGATCTGCGGATAGCCCGGCAAAGGTTGTTGAGCCGGGTCAAAGCGATCTTCTTCGTGGAGGAGTCGGCATTGCGCCGGCCGGTCGGCTCAACCGCGATTATGCATGACCAGATGATGCACATCATGCTCAGCGGGGCGACTGTGCGGGTAGTTCCGTTCGGAGCACCGCCGCACACCGCTCTGGATGGCTCATTCGTTTTGCTGGACAATCCCGATGAGCGGCCGGTGGCGTACCTGGAGACGCGGGTGGCCAACATCTTCCTGGAGAGCCCCGCCCAGATCGCGGAGTACCGGAGCGTTCTGGCGGACCTGTCGCGCGTGGCCTTGAGTGCGGAAGAATCCCGGGTGTTGCTGACCGACTTGGCCGATGAGTACGGCCGTCCGCGAGAGGATCACCATGCCGGAGGGCACTGCCTGGCGTAA
- a CDS encoding TetR/AcrR family transcriptional regulator: protein MAIFAGQGDARRSMRLLWRDPAPPGPGLSLEAVVAAAIELADRDGMAAVSMRAVGRRLGRTAMALYTYVADKAELVDLMYDQVLGELPADYPLDDGWRAALTAWARDGRAFYLRHPWVLQVSQARPVLGPHEFASLETLVRIVRGTGLAPDVLRGVVGALMQFVRGAAAVIADARSAAAATGVSDEEWWYSRSPLLEEVAPDFAERFPLATWVGAEDPPEVPGDECAPYLERDAVHNFDVGLRVLLDGIEAAVARGGE from the coding sequence GTGGCGATCTTCGCTGGGCAGGGCGACGCCCGCCGGTCGATGCGGCTGCTGTGGCGGGACCCGGCGCCGCCGGGGCCGGGGTTGAGCCTGGAGGCGGTCGTGGCGGCGGCGATCGAGCTGGCCGACCGGGACGGCATGGCGGCGGTGTCGATGCGGGCGGTGGGCCGGCGGCTCGGGCGCACCGCGATGGCGCTCTACACGTACGTGGCGGACAAGGCCGAGCTGGTCGACCTGATGTACGACCAGGTGCTGGGCGAGCTGCCGGCGGACTACCCGCTCGACGACGGGTGGCGGGCGGCGCTGACGGCGTGGGCGCGCGACGGGCGGGCGTTCTACCTGCGCCACCCGTGGGTGCTGCAGGTGTCGCAGGCGCGGCCGGTGCTGGGGCCCCACGAGTTCGCCTCGCTGGAGACGCTGGTGCGGATCGTGCGGGGGACGGGGCTGGCGCCCGACGTGCTGCGGGGCGTGGTGGGGGCGCTGATGCAGTTCGTGCGGGGCGCGGCGGCGGTGATCGCGGACGCCCGCAGCGCCGCCGCGGCCACCGGCGTGAGCGACGAGGAGTGGTGGTACTCCCGCTCGCCGCTGCTGGAGGAGGTGGCGCCGGACTTCGCCGAGCGGTTCCCGCTGGCGACGTGGGTGGGGGCGGAGGACCCGCCGGAGGTGCCGGGGGACGAGTGCGCGCCGTACCTGGAGCGGGACGCGGTGCACAACTTCGACGTGGGGCTGCGGGTGCTGCTCGACGGCATCGAGGCGGCCGTGGCGCGGGGCGGGGAGTGA